One window of the Leptospira koniambonensis genome contains the following:
- a CDS encoding prohibitin family protein, whose product MAIYTAAIVFILTANPLKCISSGHRGVVSTFGAVSDRVLGEGLNVIVPFTQSVHSIDVRLQKTDVNSSAPSKDLQEIHTRITLTYHLIPQSVNKLYQEIGLSYEDTIVAPAVLETMKHVTAQFTASELVTKRDEVATQIQDSLRAKLTKFYIQIDEVSMKDFEFSKTFSDSIELKQKAEQDALRAKNELERVKVEAEQRVAEARAEAEALRLKSQQLTPLMVEMERIKKWDGKYPDTYMGSGANTLFQIK is encoded by the coding sequence ATAGCAATATATACTGCTGCGATCGTATTCATTTTAACTGCTAATCCTTTGAAATGTATTAGCTCCGGTCATCGTGGAGTTGTAAGTACATTCGGTGCGGTATCTGATAGAGTTTTGGGAGAAGGTTTGAATGTAATCGTTCCTTTTACCCAATCAGTTCATTCAATCGATGTTAGATTACAAAAGACAGATGTGAATTCAAGTGCACCTTCTAAAGACCTGCAAGAGATCCATACAAGGATCACTTTGACCTATCACTTGATCCCGCAGAGTGTGAATAAGTTATACCAAGAGATCGGATTGTCTTATGAGGATACTATAGTAGCTCCAGCTGTTTTGGAAACGATGAAACATGTTACTGCTCAATTCACAGCTTCCGAACTCGTAACTAAAAGAGATGAGGTTGCTACTCAGATCCAAGATTCCTTAAGGGCGAAACTTACCAAGTTCTATATACAGATCGATGAAGTGTCTATGAAGGATTTTGAATTTTCCAAAACATTCTCCGACTCTATTGAATTGAAGCAGAAGGCAGAGCAAGATGCATTGCGTGCAAAAAATGAATTAGAAAGGGTTAAAGTAGAGGCAGAACAAAGGGTGGCGGAAGCAAGAGCGGAGGCTGAGGCTTTACGTTTAAAAAGCCAACAACTGACTCCGTTGATGGTAGAAATGGAAAGGATCAAAAAATGGGATGGTAAATACCCTGATACTTATATGGGTTCAGGAGCAAATACATTATTCCAAATTAAATAG
- a CDS encoding histidine kinase dimerization/phosphoacceptor domain -containing protein — protein MFEIIDTPGLHRKNYLLGISIVVGCISFGILGFEFFIGNHTLRPGYTVAGIASILSCFLLYKSRYKEAVYLNSFLFTIALGLGVVYGPGVKNAAVWFPVLVFFQLYFFNRKMAAIAMFYCLGLIFWKTGISIGSTGSEIYTDSIASLCVLTLFAILIGANMDKLILDKDVLLKELSHRVRNNMQVILDMVSFLKDSEQSMETRNVLQILERRILALASVHTISQDAEHVQSVSIGEVIENYLNRIVSKYKALPNLDPVAKHYQLDVKEANLLLLVLGEIVSATSESVTNHVEDLKISFRNPTVKTLELQVEGASLTEGDWSRFSRDLLSHSGGDLKVDPSGSGKVSASLVTLRR, from the coding sequence ATGTTCGAGATCATAGATACTCCGGGATTACATAGAAAAAATTATCTATTGGGGATTTCTATAGTAGTTGGCTGTATTTCTTTTGGTATTTTGGGTTTCGAATTTTTTATAGGCAATCACACCTTACGTCCTGGCTATACGGTTGCAGGAATAGCTTCTATTCTATCCTGCTTTTTATTATATAAGTCCAGATACAAAGAAGCAGTTTATCTAAATTCTTTTTTGTTTACCATAGCATTGGGACTAGGAGTTGTTTATGGTCCTGGCGTTAAGAATGCTGCAGTTTGGTTTCCGGTTTTAGTATTTTTCCAACTCTATTTTTTCAATCGTAAGATGGCGGCCATAGCAATGTTCTATTGTTTAGGACTTATCTTTTGGAAGACTGGAATTTCGATTGGATCGACTGGTAGTGAAATTTATACAGATTCAATAGCATCACTCTGTGTTCTTACTTTATTTGCTATTTTAATCGGTGCGAATATGGACAAACTGATCTTAGATAAGGATGTTCTTTTAAAAGAACTCTCTCATAGGGTCAGGAATAATATGCAAGTCATCTTAGATATGGTTTCCTTTCTGAAAGATTCTGAACAATCTATGGAAACCAGAAATGTTTTACAGATCTTAGAAAGGAGAATATTGGCTCTTGCTTCTGTTCATACTATCTCACAAGACGCGGAACATGTCCAAAGTGTTTCTATTGGAGAAGTGATCGAAAATTATTTGAATCGTATCGTTTCTAAATATAAGGCTCTTCCGAATTTGGATCCAGTTGCAAAACATTATCAGTTAGATGTGAAAGAAGCGAATCTACTTCTTTTAGTTTTGGGCGAGATAGTCTCCGCAACTTCTGAGTCTGTTACGAATCATGTCGAAGATCTGAAGATCAGTTTTAGAAATCCTACCGTTAAAACTTTGGAACTTCAAGTAGAAGGTGCAAGTTTAACTGAAGGGGATTGGAGTCGTTTTTCTAGGGACTTGCTTAGTCATTCTGGTGGAGATCTAAAAGTAGATCCAAGCGGTAGTGGAAAAGTTTCGGCTAGCTTAGTAACCTTAAGAAGATAA
- a CDS encoding GNAT family N-acetyltransferase — translation MLETSRLLLRKWKPEDLEPFSRINSHPSVMKFFPKLLNKYETEKLILKINEHWNKFGFGLFALEERSSGKFFGFTGLMYNNFNSFFTPALEIGWRLDQNFWGKGYAKEAAMASLKFGFENSYSREIVSFTSRINHASRGVMNSIGLHYSGEFEHPRVQIGSSLRTHVLYRINLEDWKNKI, via the coding sequence ATGCTGGAAACCTCCCGCTTATTATTAAGAAAATGGAAACCAGAAGACTTGGAGCCTTTTTCCAGAATAAATTCTCATCCGAGCGTGATGAAATTTTTTCCTAAACTACTCAATAAATATGAAACAGAAAAACTCATTCTTAAGATCAATGAGCATTGGAATAAATTCGGATTCGGATTATTTGCCTTAGAAGAAAGATCCTCTGGAAAATTTTTTGGATTCACCGGACTAATGTACAATAATTTCAATTCATTCTTCACACCTGCATTAGAAATCGGATGGAGATTGGACCAAAACTTTTGGGGAAAAGGATATGCTAAAGAAGCTGCAATGGCTTCGTTAAAATTCGGATTTGAAAATTCATATTCAAGAGAGATCGTTTCTTTCACTTCCAGGATCAATCATGCTTCGAGAGGAGTGATGAATAGCATAGGATTACATTACTCAGGAGAATTTGAACATCCTAGAGTTCAAATAGGATCTTCACTTAGAACCCATGTCCTTTACAGGATCAATTTAGAAGATTGGAAAAACAAAATTTAA
- the dnaE gene encoding DNA polymerase III subunit alpha: MEDFAHLHLHTTYSMLDGAIRIKELMQHVKELGMSSVAMTDHGNMFGAIEFYNEAVKAGVKPIIGCEFYVSPNRKAETEEFKIADGNAYHLILLAKNEIGYKNLIKLASKSYTEGFYKKARIDYDLLDRHSDGLVCLTACLAGEVNRKILEGKAPESFQLAGKLNEIFNKEDFYLEIQNHGIPEQDIVAKGVYDLAQKTGIKLVVTNDSHFLKKDDKEAQDILLRIGMRKNIEDEMEFGFNQHFYVKSPAEMKTLFPELPQAFYSTLEVRDKVDLKLKFGNYLLPEFAVPDGFDEYGFMEKLVWEGIRQRYSQVTPEIKERVEFELNTIKDMHFAGYFLIVQDYINFAKKTGIPVGPGRGSAAGSIVAYALGITNVEPLQFNLLFERFLNPDRKDMPDIDTDFCVERREEVINYIRQKYGEDRVGQIITFGSLGAKAALKDVARVMNLPYEESNKLTSYCPSKPGITIDEALAMSGDLKQASEKDDLNKKIFAIAKRLEGNHRQPGRHAAGVVISPFPLEEVVPLSTVAEKDKPGFRSIVTQYEKNNLEAVGLIKMDILGLKNLTTLNYAIKLVRERRGIELDLDKIPLDDANTYALLRKANTLGIFQLESTGITDLVARSQVSNFDEIVALIALYRPGPMESGMLEEYLERKSGKKPVTYPHASCEVILKETFGLTVYQEQVMSISRVVGGYTMGESDMLRKAMAKKKKELMDPLRVKFIDGAQGQGHAKKFAEELFDQLEKFGGYGFNKSHSVAYALVTYQTAYMKANYPTEYMAALLAGDHSKTTDITKYINNAREMGINVLTPDVNESDVSFSVIDDQTIRFGISAMKGVGEGAAENIIQARKNLGGFKEITEFMTNIDTRVLNKKILEALVQGGALDSFGYTRKCLFESMDSLVSFAQKEQERSREGQFSLFGESGLSYELKLPKVADEWEMEDRLKREKSVTGLFLSGHPLDKYKSHLKSLNSVPIETLDNIKAGNKVEVAGILTSLKIKFTKKKEEFINFKLEDRTGEIECVAFPKVYQKFKEILKEDQAVFLKGDLDRIEAGESELRGQIKVNSFEILNDATIEDKMEKALHIKLGDRHRKMPDIIGQLHTLLAAYQGNSQVYFHLISGDEEKKVIRAHNHYSVQPNPELMTRLVTLLGEDTVFESFGDNVRLYGTNGTKQAVKI; this comes from the coding sequence ATGGAAGACTTCGCCCACCTTCATCTCCACACAACTTACTCTATGCTCGACGGGGCGATCCGTATCAAAGAGCTAATGCAGCATGTTAAGGAGCTTGGAATGAGCTCCGTGGCAATGACTGACCATGGAAACATGTTCGGCGCCATTGAATTTTATAACGAAGCCGTCAAGGCGGGTGTAAAACCTATCATCGGCTGCGAATTTTACGTTTCTCCTAACAGAAAAGCAGAAACTGAAGAATTTAAGATCGCCGACGGAAACGCATACCATCTCATTCTTCTCGCTAAAAACGAAATAGGTTACAAAAACCTAATAAAGCTCGCGAGTAAATCTTACACCGAAGGTTTTTATAAGAAGGCAAGGATCGATTACGATCTTCTCGATAGACATAGCGACGGTTTAGTCTGTCTTACTGCTTGTCTCGCAGGAGAAGTGAACCGCAAAATTTTAGAAGGCAAAGCACCTGAGTCCTTCCAACTTGCAGGTAAACTAAACGAAATTTTCAATAAAGAAGACTTTTACTTAGAGATCCAAAACCACGGAATTCCTGAGCAAGATATTGTTGCAAAAGGTGTATACGATCTCGCTCAAAAGACTGGGATTAAATTAGTAGTCACAAATGATTCTCACTTCCTGAAAAAAGACGATAAAGAAGCCCAAGATATTCTTCTTCGTATCGGAATGAGAAAAAATATCGAAGACGAAATGGAGTTTGGATTCAACCAACACTTCTACGTTAAAAGTCCTGCGGAGATGAAAACTCTTTTTCCTGAACTTCCTCAGGCATTTTATTCTACATTAGAAGTTCGTGATAAAGTAGATCTCAAACTAAAATTCGGAAATTATCTTTTACCTGAGTTTGCTGTTCCGGACGGTTTCGACGAATACGGTTTTATGGAAAAATTGGTTTGGGAAGGAATTCGCCAACGTTATTCTCAAGTTACTCCCGAGATCAAAGAAAGGGTTGAATTCGAACTAAACACGATCAAGGACATGCACTTTGCAGGTTATTTCTTGATCGTTCAGGATTATATTAACTTCGCCAAAAAAACCGGAATTCCAGTAGGTCCAGGAAGAGGATCCGCTGCCGGTTCCATCGTAGCTTATGCACTCGGAATTACAAACGTAGAACCTTTACAATTCAATCTGCTCTTCGAAAGATTTTTGAATCCAGACAGAAAGGACATGCCGGATATAGATACAGACTTCTGCGTGGAACGCCGAGAAGAAGTGATCAATTATATCCGCCAAAAGTATGGAGAAGATCGAGTCGGCCAGATCATCACTTTCGGATCCTTAGGTGCAAAGGCTGCACTCAAAGACGTTGCTCGTGTGATGAATCTTCCCTATGAAGAATCGAATAAACTCACAAGTTATTGCCCAAGCAAACCTGGTATCACAATCGACGAAGCTCTTGCAATGTCGGGGGATTTGAAACAAGCCAGTGAAAAAGACGACTTAAATAAAAAGATATTTGCGATTGCAAAACGTCTGGAAGGAAACCATAGACAGCCCGGACGCCACGCGGCTGGTGTTGTTATCTCACCTTTTCCTTTAGAGGAAGTTGTTCCTCTTTCCACAGTTGCAGAGAAGGACAAACCAGGCTTCCGTTCTATCGTAACCCAATACGAAAAAAACAATTTGGAAGCCGTCGGTCTCATCAAGATGGATATCTTGGGTCTTAAAAACTTAACGACCCTAAACTATGCAATCAAACTTGTAAGAGAAAGAAGAGGGATCGAATTAGATCTGGATAAAATCCCTCTGGATGACGCAAACACTTATGCATTATTAAGAAAAGCGAATACACTTGGTATCTTCCAATTAGAATCCACCGGTATTACTGATCTTGTGGCCCGGAGCCAGGTTTCTAACTTTGATGAGATCGTAGCCTTAATCGCACTTTATCGTCCTGGTCCAATGGAATCAGGGATGTTAGAGGAATATTTGGAACGTAAGAGCGGCAAAAAGCCGGTCACGTATCCTCATGCTTCTTGCGAAGTTATCTTAAAAGAAACATTCGGACTCACTGTTTACCAAGAGCAGGTGATGAGTATCTCACGTGTTGTGGGCGGATACACCATGGGCGAATCGGATATGCTCCGAAAAGCTATGGCCAAAAAGAAAAAAGAACTTATGGATCCACTGCGAGTTAAGTTCATCGATGGTGCCCAAGGGCAAGGCCATGCTAAAAAATTCGCGGAAGAACTTTTCGATCAGTTGGAAAAATTCGGAGGGTACGGGTTTAACAAATCCCACTCTGTGGCTTATGCCTTAGTTACGTATCAAACTGCTTACATGAAGGCCAATTATCCAACCGAGTATATGGCTGCATTGCTCGCCGGAGATCATTCCAAAACTACTGATATTACTAAATATATAAACAATGCTCGCGAAATGGGGATCAACGTTTTGACTCCAGATGTAAACGAGTCAGACGTATCCTTCTCCGTAATCGATGACCAAACAATTCGATTCGGAATTTCTGCAATGAAAGGTGTGGGAGAAGGCGCTGCTGAAAATATTATCCAAGCCAGAAAGAACCTCGGAGGTTTCAAAGAAATCACCGAGTTCATGACCAATATAGACACTCGAGTATTGAACAAAAAGATCCTGGAAGCATTGGTCCAAGGTGGAGCATTAGATTCTTTCGGTTACACTCGAAAATGTTTATTCGAATCCATGGATAGTTTAGTTTCATTCGCACAAAAAGAACAGGAAAGATCAAGAGAAGGCCAATTTTCACTTTTTGGAGAGAGTGGACTCAGTTATGAATTAAAACTTCCTAAAGTCGCAGACGAATGGGAAATGGAAGACAGACTAAAGAGAGAAAAATCTGTTACAGGTCTTTTCCTCTCAGGACATCCATTAGATAAGTATAAAAGCCACTTAAAAAGCCTAAACTCAGTTCCAATCGAAACATTAGATAATATTAAAGCTGGCAATAAAGTAGAAGTAGCCGGAATTCTTACTTCCTTAAAGATCAAGTTCACCAAGAAAAAAGAAGAATTCATAAACTTCAAACTGGAAGATCGCACAGGAGAAATAGAATGTGTGGCCTTTCCTAAAGTATATCAAAAATTCAAAGAAATCCTCAAAGAAGACCAGGCAGTATTCCTAAAAGGAGATCTGGACAGGATAGAAGCTGGAGAATCTGAACTCAGAGGACAGATCAAAGTAAACAGTTTCGAGATCTTAAACGATGCCACCATCGAAGATAAAATGGAAAAGGCACTTCATATCAAACTCGGAGACCGCCACAGAAAAATGCCTGATATCATTGGACAACTGCATACTTTACTCGCAGCTTACCAAGGAAATTCCCAAGTGTATTTCCATCTAATCTCTGGAGACGAAGAGAAGAAAGTAATCCGCGCTCATAATCATTACTCAGTCCAGCCGAATCCTGAGCTGATGACTAGATTGGTTACATTATTGGGCGAAGATACAGTGTTCGAAAGTTTCGGAGATAATGTAAGACTCTACGGAACAAACGGAACTAAACAAGCAGTTAAGATTTGA
- a CDS encoding GNAT family N-acetyltransferase, with the protein MQKENSINIRIASRSDLEELSELFDLYRKFYELPSNLAGAKKFLEDRLLHKDSVLIVAEDGGRLLGFAQLYPIFSSLSMRRDYILNDLYIRETERKKGTAKKILDGAANHVIEHGGKGMGLETHPDNRHARHLYERFGFKLNEEYLHYYWEIPKEK; encoded by the coding sequence ATGCAAAAAGAAAATTCAATCAACATAAGAATCGCTTCCCGTTCCGATCTAGAAGAACTTTCGGAATTATTCGACCTTTATCGTAAATTTTACGAACTCCCTTCCAATCTTGCAGGAGCAAAAAAGTTTTTAGAAGATAGACTTTTGCATAAAGATTCTGTTTTGATCGTTGCAGAAGATGGAGGAAGGCTACTCGGTTTCGCGCAATTGTATCCAATCTTCTCTTCATTATCCATGAGAAGGGATTATATACTTAATGATCTGTATATTAGAGAAACAGAACGTAAAAAAGGAACTGCTAAAAAAATCCTAGACGGGGCCGCGAATCACGTAATAGAACATGGCGGCAAGGGAATGGGATTAGAAACTCATCCAGACAATCGCCACGCGAGACATTTATATGAACGTTTTGGATTTAAATTAAATGAAGAATATTTGCACTATTATTGGGAGATCCCTAAGGAAAAATAG
- a CDS encoding Fic family protein, translated as MPNYAHISFKPIWLINEKTVYELGQCEALILTLSETPIFPNYRRQLLHVSLVKGAQSTTAIEGNTLSEEEINELIEGKELSPSKEYQAQEVRNILEAFNTILTQVIDGNRPLLSLDLIKELHTKVGKNLGEIFRAIPGQFRKENVVVGKYRPPDHQNIESLLNELCHWMKNHFHFEKGQSFAETVIQSIVSHVYIAWIHPFGDGNGRTARLLEFFILLRAGNPDFASHILSNFYNETRPEYYAHLDKSTRTGDLSEFIAYAVKGYLDGLKKVMATINKSQVEIFWRGYIHDTFSHGLLTAKNEKVNKRRRNLVLSMPYDRPVSIEEITLLSRELTLIYKDLSDKTIDRDIQELIRLELITEISSNRFQINQNILKKALPRKAQKK; from the coding sequence ATGCCCAACTATGCTCACATTTCTTTTAAGCCGATATGGCTTATAAACGAGAAAACGGTCTATGAATTAGGACAATGTGAAGCCTTAATTCTGACATTATCAGAGACGCCTATCTTTCCTAATTATAGACGCCAACTATTACATGTTTCCCTAGTCAAAGGGGCTCAATCTACAACCGCCATCGAAGGGAATACGCTTTCCGAAGAAGAAATAAATGAATTAATAGAAGGGAAAGAACTCTCCCCTAGTAAAGAATATCAAGCCCAAGAAGTAAGAAACATATTAGAAGCTTTCAATACTATTCTTACGCAAGTAATCGATGGTAATCGACCATTATTATCGCTTGATCTAATTAAAGAATTACACACCAAAGTCGGAAAAAATTTAGGTGAAATCTTTCGTGCTATACCAGGACAATTTCGCAAAGAAAATGTAGTCGTAGGCAAATATAGACCCCCTGATCATCAAAATATAGAATCGTTACTAAATGAGCTCTGCCACTGGATGAAAAATCACTTTCATTTTGAAAAAGGGCAAAGTTTTGCAGAAACTGTAATTCAATCTATAGTTTCGCATGTATACATTGCTTGGATCCATCCATTTGGAGACGGAAATGGACGGACAGCAAGACTATTAGAATTTTTTATCTTATTGAGAGCAGGGAATCCAGACTTCGCCTCTCACATCTTATCAAATTTTTATAATGAAACAAGACCGGAATATTATGCACATTTAGATAAATCAACTAGGACAGGAGACTTATCAGAGTTCATAGCTTATGCAGTTAAAGGCTATTTAGATGGGCTTAAAAAAGTTATGGCAACCATCAACAAGTCCCAAGTTGAAATATTTTGGCGCGGATATATCCATGATACGTTTAGTCATGGCCTCTTGACTGCGAAAAATGAAAAGGTAAATAAAAGAAGAAGAAATTTAGTATTATCCATGCCGTATGATCGGCCAGTATCTATAGAGGAAATAACATTATTATCTAGAGAACTTACTTTAATATATAAAGACTTGTCAGATAAGACAATTGATCGAGATATTCAGGAATTAATAAGATTAGAATTAATTACTGAAATCAGCTCAAATAGATTCCAAATAAATCAGAATATATTAAAAAAAGCTCTCCCAAGAAAAGCTCAAAAAAAATAG
- the gatB gene encoding Asp-tRNA(Asn)/Glu-tRNA(Gln) amidotransferase subunit GatB produces MEYEVIIGLEVHAQLNTDSKVFSDSPSKFGAPPNSQVSSVCLGLPGSLPVLNEEALTKAIMAGLAFGSNITLHTKFDRKNYFYPDLPKGYQISQFDRPICEGGKIYFTVKGEDKHRFVTLTRIHIEEDAGKLIHSADPKIPQSYVDLNRAGTPLIEIVSEPDMRSSDEAYYYLLALKSVLRYIRVSDCNMEEGSLRCDANVSIRPKGSDKFGTRVEIKNLNSFKAVKAAIDYEVEWQRDMYTQGKTFPQQTKLWDSASNVTLTMRTKEMSHDYRYFPDPDLPPVILTKETVEDIRKSLPELPDARRDRFVEKLGLPKYDAEVLTAEREIADYYESALKVSGDAKKTSNWVKDEVLGIVNKESITISEFKVSPERIGGLVKLIADGKISGKIGKTVFEEMLDSDKDPETIVTEKNLIVVRDDKEIERIVDEAIAANEDAVQKYKSGKDRALGAIVGYVMKVSKGKADPNLVNQMLLDKLGPLPPKG; encoded by the coding sequence ATGGAATACGAAGTAATCATCGGTTTGGAAGTACATGCTCAATTAAATACGGATTCCAAAGTTTTCTCCGATAGCCCTTCCAAGTTCGGAGCCCCTCCTAATTCCCAGGTTTCCTCTGTGTGTTTGGGACTTCCGGGTTCTTTGCCTGTTTTAAACGAAGAGGCATTGACAAAGGCGATCATGGCTGGTCTTGCATTCGGTTCCAATATCACTCTTCATACTAAGTTCGATCGAAAAAATTATTTTTATCCTGACCTTCCGAAAGGTTACCAAATTTCACAATTCGACAGACCGATCTGCGAAGGTGGAAAAATTTATTTTACGGTCAAGGGAGAAGATAAACATAGATTCGTGACTCTTACACGCATTCATATAGAAGAAGATGCCGGAAAATTAATACACTCCGCAGATCCTAAAATTCCTCAATCTTATGTAGACTTGAATCGTGCAGGAACTCCTTTGATAGAGATCGTTTCAGAACCGGACATGCGTTCTTCCGACGAAGCATATTATTATCTTTTAGCTCTTAAATCAGTTCTTAGATATATTAGAGTTTCTGATTGTAATATGGAAGAAGGTTCACTCCGCTGCGACGCAAACGTTTCCATTCGTCCTAAAGGTTCTGATAAATTCGGAACAAGAGTAGAGATCAAAAACCTAAACTCATTTAAAGCAGTTAAAGCTGCCATCGATTACGAAGTAGAATGGCAAAGAGATATGTACACTCAGGGAAAAACTTTCCCTCAACAAACTAAACTTTGGGACTCGGCATCCAACGTAACTCTCACAATGAGAACCAAAGAGATGAGCCATGACTATAGATATTTTCCAGATCCGGACCTTCCTCCAGTAATTCTTACCAAAGAAACAGTGGAAGATATCCGAAAATCTCTTCCGGAACTTCCGGATGCAAGAAGGGACAGATTTGTAGAAAAACTGGGACTTCCTAAATATGATGCAGAAGTTCTAACCGCAGAAAGAGAGATCGCAGACTATTATGAAAGCGCTCTTAAAGTTTCCGGAGACGCTAAAAAAACCTCTAACTGGGTCAAAGACGAAGTATTAGGAATTGTTAATAAAGAAAGTATTACTATTTCCGAATTCAAAGTAAGTCCTGAAAGAATCGGCGGCTTAGTAAAATTGATCGCTGACGGAAAAATATCCGGTAAAATCGGCAAAACTGTCTTCGAAGAGATGCTCGATTCAGACAAAGATCCGGAAACAATCGTGACCGAAAAAAATCTGATCGTAGTTCGTGACGATAAAGAGATCGAAAGGATCGTAGACGAAGCAATTGCTGCAAACGAAGACGCTGTCCAAAAATACAAATCTGGTAAAGACAGAGCTCTAGGCGCAATCGTAGGCTATGTGATGAAGGTTTCCAAAGGAAAAGCAGATCCGAATTTAGTGAACCAGATGTTGCTGGATAAATTGGGACCTCTGCCTCCTAAGGGTTGA
- a CDS encoding ParA family protein, whose protein sequence is MKQTLCIANQKGGVGKTTTSVHLAVGLARKGERVLLIDLDAQSNATSVFLEPSSKNGKDSFLLFSEKVPIRELIIPTRIQGLSLLPASSKLSQIDVLLSGKMDGFFVLKEALETVANDFDWVVIDCPPSLSLITMNAFVAATGLIVPLQISKFSLDGIEAILEAKNHTVKRFNPDLKILGALLTLFQQRTTMSQTVVPMIEEHLRLFESKIPPSVAVEEAHLLNQSLYEYQPKNKTTKAYQQFTDEVYSFGG, encoded by the coding sequence ATGAAACAAACTCTTTGTATAGCCAATCAAAAAGGGGGAGTGGGGAAAACCACTACGTCTGTCCATCTTGCTGTGGGTCTTGCCAGAAAGGGAGAAAGGGTTTTACTTATAGACCTGGATGCCCAGAGCAACGCGACTTCTGTGTTTTTGGAACCTTCGTCCAAAAATGGTAAGGACTCTTTTTTACTTTTTAGCGAGAAGGTCCCAATTCGTGAATTGATCATTCCTACCCGGATCCAGGGATTGAGTTTGCTTCCAGCTTCTTCCAAATTATCTCAAATAGATGTTTTGCTTTCTGGAAAAATGGACGGCTTTTTTGTTCTGAAGGAAGCCCTGGAAACTGTCGCAAATGATTTTGACTGGGTGGTGATCGATTGCCCTCCTAGTCTTTCCTTGATCACTATGAATGCTTTTGTAGCTGCGACTGGACTTATTGTTCCATTACAAATCTCTAAGTTTTCGTTGGATGGGATAGAAGCGATCTTAGAAGCCAAAAATCATACAGTAAAAAGGTTTAACCCTGATCTGAAAATTTTGGGAGCATTATTGACCTTATTCCAACAAAGGACCACGATGTCTCAAACGGTGGTTCCTATGATTGAAGAACATCTTCGTTTATTCGAATCTAAAATTCCTCCGTCTGTTGCCGTAGAAGAGGCACATCTTTTGAACCAGTCATTGTACGAATACCAACCCAAAAACAAAACGACCAAGGCCTACCAGCAATTCACAGACGAGGTCTATTCTTTTGGCGGGTAA
- a CDS encoding toxin-antitoxin system YwqK family antitoxin, whose translation MKFSKFIIFFICSFAFFCESAEKPQGLPAGAKYDKNMNAYILNEPGLARIYYDNGKLYFECPVDENKLYHGLCKSYLRSEEGVSSIGKYEHGSRIGDWVWYFADGKPYIKQRFGSQPKDQFAQMNGDEGNEDGPYERYYPEGSLEAKGNYKNGQKSDFWQKYFKDGELEYSGYYSKGRKIRTWFYYFPNRQTESVEVFDENGNFLSRTIFSPTGKVLCEVQKKESSCG comes from the coding sequence ATGAAATTTTCAAAATTTATAATATTCTTCATTTGCTCCTTTGCATTCTTTTGTGAATCCGCAGAAAAACCCCAAGGTCTTCCTGCAGGTGCAAAATACGATAAAAACATGAACGCGTATATTCTAAACGAGCCAGGACTCGCCAGAATATATTATGATAATGGAAAGTTATATTTCGAATGTCCTGTAGATGAGAACAAACTCTATCACGGACTATGTAAATCTTATCTCAGATCCGAAGAAGGTGTCTCTTCTATCGGAAAATACGAACACGGCTCTAGGATAGGGGATTGGGTTTGGTATTTTGCAGACGGTAAACCTTATATTAAACAAAGATTTGGAAGTCAGCCCAAAGATCAATTCGCCCAAATGAACGGGGACGAAGGAAACGAAGACGGTCCTTACGAGAGATATTATCCAGAAGGTTCTCTAGAAGCAAAAGGCAATTATAAGAACGGACAAAAATCCGATTTCTGGCAGAAATACTTCAAAGACGGAGAACTGGAATATTCAGGTTATTATTCCAAGGGGAGAAAGATCCGCACTTGGTTCTATTATTTCCCAAATAGACAAACAGAATCTGTCGAAGTTTTTGATGAGAATGGTAACTTCTTATCCAGAACTATCTTTTCCCCAACTGGAAAAGTTCTCTGCGAAGTTCAGAAAAAAGAATCTAGCTGCGGATAA